In Mycobacterium sp. MS1601, the following are encoded in one genomic region:
- a CDS encoding IclR family transcriptional regulator has translation MTDSKPPRLGGVQSVDRVLDLLEVMASAGGSMGLTQLAERTELPLPTVHRLTRTLVSRGYMRQLPAREYALGPKLIRLGDSATKLIGAWAGPHLSELVASTGETANMAVLDGMMAAYVAQVPSPHSMRMFTEVGRQVHLHCTGVGKALLLQLPDDAVRTLLARAGMPSYTPNSHTHADSLLADLAESRARGFAIDEGEQEVGVRCFAVPIHGAPAPTALSISGPAARLTIESADLHAPLLKRIAKELSTEFGKDANI, from the coding sequence ATGACGGATTCTAAGCCGCCACGTTTGGGTGGAGTCCAGTCGGTTGACCGGGTGCTCGATCTACTCGAAGTTATGGCATCCGCCGGAGGGTCCATGGGACTCACGCAGCTGGCCGAGCGGACTGAACTCCCGTTGCCGACTGTGCATCGGCTGACCCGCACGCTGGTCTCCCGGGGATACATGCGGCAACTGCCTGCTCGCGAGTATGCGTTGGGGCCCAAATTGATTCGACTCGGCGACAGTGCGACGAAGTTGATCGGCGCGTGGGCCGGCCCGCACCTGTCCGAGCTAGTGGCCAGCACCGGGGAAACGGCCAATATGGCGGTCCTTGACGGCATGATGGCGGCGTACGTGGCCCAAGTGCCCTCCCCCCATTCGATGCGGATGTTTACCGAGGTGGGGAGACAGGTGCACTTGCATTGCACCGGCGTCGGTAAGGCGCTGCTTCTGCAGCTGCCGGACGACGCCGTTCGTACCCTTCTCGCCCGCGCCGGTATGCCGAGCTACACCCCGAACTCGCACACCCACGCCGATTCCCTACTCGCCGACCTCGCCGAGAGTAGGGCACGAGGCTTCGCTATTGACGAAGGCGAGCAGGAGGTTGGCGTTCGCTGTTTTGCGGTTCCGATTCACGGCGCACCGGCTCCGACCGCTCTGTCGATTTCGGGGCCCGCCGCGCGCCTCACCATCGAGTCCGCCGACCTCCACGCTCCCCTTCTCAAACGGATCGCTAAAGAACTCTCCACTGAGTTCGGAAAGGACGCGAATATTTGA
- a CDS encoding heterodisulfide reductase-related iron-sulfur binding cluster: protein MPSSFDDHNPPKPELLSDCVHCGFCLPTCPTYQLWGEEMDSPRGRIHLMNLATTGEIPIDDTFASHFDACLGCMACVSSCPSGVQYDQLIEAVRPQIERAVPRTVDDRLFRGLIFAVFPYPARLRLIALGAWLYQRSGLRALMHRSGLMGVLPAKLRALEALMPQVTLRNIASRQRGVNKPNGEVRRRVALVSGCVQQVFFAQVNAATMRVLLAEGCEVVVPKQGCCGALSVHAGREEEGLGRARNMIESFEDLDVDDIVVNVAGCGSTLKEYGGLLADDPEYADRAAQFSAKVRDISEVLAGLAPQAPRHPIAARIAYHDACHLAHGQQIRREPREVLRTIPQLELLEVPESELCCGSAGIYNMVQPEAGEELGNRKAANIVSTRPDAVTTGNPGCLLQIARYLDGAPLFHPIELIDASIRGVNPLGVLKVEQRRELTPESGEFEARAVGE, encoded by the coding sequence ATGCCCAGCTCGTTTGACGACCACAACCCGCCCAAACCAGAGCTGCTTTCGGACTGCGTTCATTGCGGCTTCTGTCTGCCGACCTGCCCCACCTACCAATTATGGGGTGAGGAGATGGACTCGCCAAGGGGCCGAATCCACCTGATGAACCTGGCCACTACGGGCGAAATCCCCATCGACGACACTTTCGCTAGCCACTTCGATGCCTGCTTGGGTTGCATGGCGTGTGTGTCGTCCTGCCCATCCGGAGTCCAGTATGACCAGCTCATCGAGGCAGTACGGCCACAAATTGAGCGCGCTGTTCCGCGCACTGTGGATGACCGACTCTTCCGGGGCCTGATTTTCGCCGTCTTCCCCTACCCGGCCCGCCTACGCCTGATCGCGCTAGGCGCATGGTTGTACCAACGATCTGGACTCAGGGCCCTGATGCACAGAAGCGGCTTGATGGGCGTGCTGCCGGCCAAGCTGAGAGCACTCGAAGCGCTGATGCCGCAAGTAACACTTCGCAACATCGCCAGCCGCCAGCGCGGGGTCAACAAGCCCAACGGGGAGGTACGTCGCCGAGTTGCCCTGGTGTCGGGCTGCGTCCAACAGGTGTTTTTCGCTCAGGTCAACGCCGCCACCATGCGGGTTCTCCTCGCCGAAGGGTGTGAGGTGGTGGTTCCCAAGCAAGGGTGTTGTGGCGCGCTGAGCGTTCACGCTGGCCGTGAAGAAGAAGGTCTGGGGCGGGCTCGCAACATGATTGAGTCTTTCGAGGACCTCGATGTGGATGACATCGTAGTGAACGTTGCCGGCTGCGGATCAACCCTCAAGGAGTACGGCGGGCTGCTCGCCGACGATCCTGAATATGCCGACAGAGCAGCGCAATTCAGCGCAAAGGTACGCGATATCAGTGAGGTTCTTGCCGGTTTAGCACCACAAGCCCCCCGACACCCCATCGCCGCGCGGATTGCTTACCATGACGCCTGCCACCTCGCCCACGGCCAGCAAATACGTCGCGAACCCCGCGAAGTTCTCCGCACGATTCCGCAGTTGGAACTATTGGAAGTGCCCGAATCTGAATTGTGTTGCGGATCAGCGGGTATCTACAACATGGTGCAGCCAGAAGCCGGTGAAGAACTCGGAAACCGCAAGGCAGCCAACATCGTGAGCACCCGACCGGACGCGGTGACGACGGGCAACCCGGGGTGTCTGTTGCAGATCGCGCGCTATCTCGACGGCGCGCCACTGTTTCATCCCATCGAGCTGATCGACGCCTCGATCCGCGGCGTGAACCCCTTGGGCGTTCTCAAAGTGGAGCAACGCCGCGAGCTCACGCCCGAGAGCGGGGAATTTGAGGCCCGGGCCGTGGGCGAGTGA